The following coding sequences lie in one Oryctolagus cuniculus chromosome 7, mOryCun1.1, whole genome shotgun sequence genomic window:
- the KRBA1 gene encoding protein KRBA1 isoform X11, translated as MRSAGGGLGEVRGGSGCASPAPPLRPELPNPPPAPSRATAAVCPGAACGLGAGEGVWARAGNWVSRRAAGRLSPAMARQVTITFKDLAVRFSEEEWRLLEERQREFYREVMRENYETLVSVGTAELLPLSAFLSPMEPGRAIGGGERADKGQEPLARGGPQGGKPQHSLHLTALVQLVKEIPEFLFREVKGTVDSPESRGASLDGDGASSEVKTETASGDCPLQGLLNCLKEIPEARGRHPNPSRARDPQPQEEPGAWKRTSGGPGHHQTPPPHPGPGSGSVLAVVKMEDSWTQSPPVPTSCQLTMQIPSLSTSRDTRGVRAPYWGPVAQAGRASSSPLEALEACLKGIPPSVSSLPQPLAASWSQSPQPGDPGSRKPELRPHGSHSEEVTKEPLLHLAPRGCVREGPARPSGPRGTPTGFSSASSTDGDLDFGSPVGNQGQWPRKGSPLGSSPLQGLENCLKEIPVPRPQPAWPCSSAADRGPRRMELRNWAADKEGLRGEACEPAHPGQGGGEVPARSLHLASPQAFSSSCIPACHQRGLKDHRTARPGPERWLQDGAPTRPSPLHCLETSLREILPVRPLRFACLAGPGPSPSPSSSSSLSSSDGEDLRLEPEVWQQPLQERDRLPSCRHPVPLSPSPGRAPAGSSGSSPGEAPGRTEPQSCSNVSAGGRAEEVTEGRSQLPEREDSNCQPGAPISAREGRVGRAAESPCPAPRLEKRPRPEAGEEPRGLEPEHRRPSITARTQGRLLPRGQPKPDSESPQPELPPLAAVSPALPAACHCGKPLQQELHNLGAALEEKLDRLATALAGLAQEVANMRTQVDRLGRRPRGPGSKGQAPWPWTLPQGPRWGHGLGRRHMPYWRQKGPTRPKPKILRVQTEGCRAGDSPGLPRGRVRLAPQLPSDASPAEPSGPNHSPPQQPVSSAPSCYAALTGHPPLRHTGGHQVPPPPLVPVALPPQVASPATSADAEPTRISSQPKELNGLLGGVQRALQEELWGGEHRDPRWGAH; from the exons GTGACCATCACCTTCAAGGACTTGGCCGTGAGGTTCTCTGAGGAGGAGTGGCGGCtcctggaggagaggcagagggagttcTACCGAGAGGTGATGCGTGAGAACTACGAGACTCTGGTATCTGTGG GGACAGCTGAGCTGCTccccctctctgctttcctgtcACCTATGGAGCCTGGAAGAGCAATAGGGGGAGGGGAACGTGCTGATAAAGGACAAGAGCCTCTTGCTAGGGGAGGCCCCCAGG GAGGAAAACCCCAGCATAGCTTGCACCTTACGGCCCTGGTGCAGCTGGTGAAGGAGATTCCAGAGTTCTTGTTCAGAGAAGTCAAGGGTACTGTGGACAGCCCTGAGAGCCGAGGAGCCAGCCTGGATGGGGATGGAGCAAGTTCCGAAG TAAAAACGGAGACAGCATCAGGGGACTGTCCCCTCCAGGGCCTGCTGAACTGCCTGAAGGAGATCCCAGAGGCCCGGGGCAGGCATCCCAACCCCTCTCGAGCAAGGGACCCACAGCCGCAagaggagccaggggcctggaaaagGACTTCCGGAG GGCCTGGACATCACCAGACACCGCCTCCCCACCCTGGTCCTGGCTCTGGCAGTGTGCTCGCTGTGGTGAAGATGGAAGACAGCTGGACCCAGAGTCCGCCAGTGCCCACATCCTGCCAGCTTACCATGCAGATTCCCAGCCTCTCTACCTCCAGAGACACCAGAGGGGTCCGAGCACCCTACTGGGGCCCCGTGGCTCAAG CTGGCAGGGCCTCAAGCTCACCTCTGGAAGCCCTGGAGGCCTGTCTGAAGGGCATTCCCCCAAGTGTGTCGTCCCTTCCCCAGCCACTGGCCGCCTCTTGGTCCCAGAGCCCCCAACCAGGAGACCCTGGGTCTCGGAAGCCCGAGCTGCGTCCTCACGGATCACATAGTGAAG AGGTAACCAAGGAACCTCTTCTGCATCTGGCCCCACGGGGCTGTGTGAGAGAAGGCCCTGCCCGGCCCTCAGGCCCCCGAGGCACCCCCACCGGCTTCTCCTCTGCCAGCAGCACTGATGGGGACCTGGATTTTGGAAGCCCTGTGGGAAACCAGGGACAGTGGCCCAGGAAAG GAAGCCCACTGGGAAGCTCCCCACTCCAGGGTCTAGAGAACTGTCTCAAAGAAATACCtgtgcccaggccacagcctgcctggccctgctcctcagCAGCAGACAGGGGACCAAGGAGAATGGAACTCAGGAACTGGGCAGCAGACAAGGAAG GACTGAGGGGCGAGGCCTGTGAGCCAGCCCATcccgggcagggtgggggagaagTACCCGCCAGGAGCCTCCATCTGGCCAGCCCACAGGCCTTCTCTTCCAGCTGCATCCCTGCCTGCCACCAGCGAGGGCTCAAAGACCACAGGACCGCCAGGCCAGGACCTGAGAGGTGGCTCCAAGATG GGGCACCCACCAGACCCtccccactgcactgcctggagACCTCTCTGCGGGAGATCTTGCCAGTGAGGCCCTTGCGCTTTGCCTGCttggctggccctggccccagccccagccctagctccagctccagcctgagCAGCTCTGACGGAGAAGACCTGAGGCTGGAGCCTGAGGTCTGGCAGCAGCCCCTGCAGG AGAGGGACCGCCTTCCCAGCTGTAGGCATCCTGTCCCTTTGTCCCCAAGCCCTGGTAGGGCCCctgctggcagcagtggcagcagtCCTGGTGAAGCCCCTGGGAGAACAGAACCCCAAAGCTGCAGCAACGTCAGTGCAG GAGGAAGAGCAGAAGAGGTGACGGAAGGCAGGTCCCAGTtgccagagagagaagacagcaaCTGCCAGCCTGGTGCCCCCATCAGTGCCAGAGAAGGAAGAGTCGGAA GAGCAGCTGAaagtccctgccctgccccaaggCTAGAGAAAAGGCCCAGGCCTGAGGCTGGTGAAGAACCCAGGGGCCTGGAGCCTGAGCACAGAAGGCCCAGTATTACAG CCAGGACCCAAGGGAGgctgctccccaggggccagcccAAGCCAGACAGTGAGTCTccccagccagagctgccccctcTGGCAGCCGTCTCCCCTGCATTGCCAGCTGCGTGCCACTGTGGGAAGCCCTTGCAGCAGGAGCTGCACAACCTCGGTGCCGCCCTCGAGGAGAAGCTGGATCGGCTTGCTACGGCCCTGGCAGGCCTGGCTCAGGAAGTGGCCAACATGAGGACCCAAGTGGATCGGCTGGGGAGGCGCCCACGGGGCCCTGGGTCAAAGGGCCAGGCTCCCTGGCCATGGACCCTCCCCCAGGGACCGCGCTGGGGCCATGGCCTTGGTCGCAGACATATGCCCTACTGGAGACAGAAAGGCCCCACCAGGCCTAAACCAAAGATCCTCCGGGTGCAGACAGAAGGCTGCAGGGCTGGCGATTCCCCAGGACTCCCCCGTGGGAGGGTACGCCTGGCGCCTCAGCTACCTTCGGATGCTTCCCCTGCAGAGCCTTCTGGGCCCAACCACAGCCCACCCCAGCAGCCTGTCTCCTCAGCACCCAGCTGCTATGCTGCGCTGACTGGGCACCCTCCCCTCAGACATACTGGGGGCCaccaggtgccccctccccctttAGTGCCTGTTGCCTTacctccccaggtggcctctcCTGCCACCAGTGCAGATGCAGAACCAACCAGGATCTCAAGCCAGCCCAAGGAGCTGAACGGCCTGCTGGGGGGTGTACAGAGAGCCCTCCAGGAGGAGCTGTGGGGTGGTGAGCATAGGGACCCACGGTGGGGGGCTCATTAA
- the KRBA1 gene encoding protein KRBA1 isoform X6, with protein sequence MRSAGGGLGEVRGGSGCASPAPPLRPELPNPPPAPSRATAAVCPGAACGLGAGEGVWARAGNWVSRRAAGRLSPAMARQVTITFKDLAVRFSEEEWRLLEERQREFYREVMRENYETLVSVGTAELLPLSAFLSPMEPGRAIGGGERADKGQEPLARGGPQGGKPQHSLHLTALVQLVKEIPEFLFREVKGTVDSPESRGASLDGDGASSEAAAVAVDNCPLQSQLSCLPDSPSDWQSLATTPSGSSSSSGLLGDRGQGSPLPIPETVNKPWSTGKASPGSPTGEPSPPTCSPSRRKSHRGTPGAVKTETASGDCPLQGLLNCLKEIPEARGRHPNPSRARDPQPQEEPGAWKRTSGGPGHHQTPPPHPGPGSGSVLAVVKMEDSWTQSPPVPTSCQLTMQIPSLSTSRDTRGVRAPYWGPVAQAGRASSSPLEALEACLKGIPPSVSSLPQPLAASWSQSPQPGDPGSRKPELRPHGSHSEEVTKEPLLHLAPRGCVREGPARPSGPRGTPTGFSSASSTDGDLDFGSPVGNQGQWPRKGSPLGSSPLQGLENCLKEIPVPRPQPAWPCSSAADRGPRRMELRNWAADKEGLRGEACEPAHPGQGGGEVPARSLHLASPQAFSSSCIPACHQRGLKDHRTARPGPERWLQDGAPTRPSPLHCLETSLREILPVRPLRFACLAGPGPSPSPSSSSSLSSSDGEDLRLEPEVWQQPLQERDRLPSCRHPVPLSPSPGRAPAGSSGSSPGEAPGRTEPQSCSNVSAGGRAEEVTEGRSQLPEREDSNCQPGAPISAREGRVGRAAESPCPAPRLEKRPRPEAGEEPRGLEPEHRRPSITARTQGRLLPRGQPKPDSESPQPELPPLAAVSPALPAACHCGKPLQQELHNLGAALEEKLDRLATALAGLAQEVANMRTQVDRLGRRPRGPGSKGQAPWPWTLPQGPRWGHGLGRRHMPYWRQKGPTRPKPKILRVQTEGCRAGDSPGLPRGRVRLAPQLPSDASPAEPSGPNHSPPQQPVSSAPSCYAALTGHPPLRHTGGHQVPPPPLVPVALPPQVASPATSADAEPTRISSQPKELNGLLGGVQRALQEELWGGEHRDPRWGAH encoded by the exons GTGACCATCACCTTCAAGGACTTGGCCGTGAGGTTCTCTGAGGAGGAGTGGCGGCtcctggaggagaggcagagggagttcTACCGAGAGGTGATGCGTGAGAACTACGAGACTCTGGTATCTGTGG GGACAGCTGAGCTGCTccccctctctgctttcctgtcACCTATGGAGCCTGGAAGAGCAATAGGGGGAGGGGAACGTGCTGATAAAGGACAAGAGCCTCTTGCTAGGGGAGGCCCCCAGG GAGGAAAACCCCAGCATAGCTTGCACCTTACGGCCCTGGTGCAGCTGGTGAAGGAGATTCCAGAGTTCTTGTTCAGAGAAGTCAAGGGTACTGTGGACAGCCCTGAGAGCCGAGGAGCCAGCCTGGATGGGGATGGAGCAAGTTCCGAAG CAGCAGCTGTGGCAGTAGACAACTGTCCTCTCCAAAGCCAGCTCAGCTGCCTTCCGGACAGCCCCAGTGATTGGCAGAGCCTGGCCACCACGCCCAGTGGCAGCTCATCCTCCAGTGGCCTCCTCGGAGACAGGGGGCAGGGAAGCCCCCTCCCCATCC CAGAAACTGTCAATAAACCATGGTCTACAGGGAAGGCAAGCCCAGGATCTCCAACTGGGGAGCCCAGCCCTCCTACCTGTagccccagcaggaggaagagccaCAGAGGCACCCCAGGGGCAG TAAAAACGGAGACAGCATCAGGGGACTGTCCCCTCCAGGGCCTGCTGAACTGCCTGAAGGAGATCCCAGAGGCCCGGGGCAGGCATCCCAACCCCTCTCGAGCAAGGGACCCACAGCCGCAagaggagccaggggcctggaaaagGACTTCCGGAG GGCCTGGACATCACCAGACACCGCCTCCCCACCCTGGTCCTGGCTCTGGCAGTGTGCTCGCTGTGGTGAAGATGGAAGACAGCTGGACCCAGAGTCCGCCAGTGCCCACATCCTGCCAGCTTACCATGCAGATTCCCAGCCTCTCTACCTCCAGAGACACCAGAGGGGTCCGAGCACCCTACTGGGGCCCCGTGGCTCAAG CTGGCAGGGCCTCAAGCTCACCTCTGGAAGCCCTGGAGGCCTGTCTGAAGGGCATTCCCCCAAGTGTGTCGTCCCTTCCCCAGCCACTGGCCGCCTCTTGGTCCCAGAGCCCCCAACCAGGAGACCCTGGGTCTCGGAAGCCCGAGCTGCGTCCTCACGGATCACATAGTGAAG AGGTAACCAAGGAACCTCTTCTGCATCTGGCCCCACGGGGCTGTGTGAGAGAAGGCCCTGCCCGGCCCTCAGGCCCCCGAGGCACCCCCACCGGCTTCTCCTCTGCCAGCAGCACTGATGGGGACCTGGATTTTGGAAGCCCTGTGGGAAACCAGGGACAGTGGCCCAGGAAAG GAAGCCCACTGGGAAGCTCCCCACTCCAGGGTCTAGAGAACTGTCTCAAAGAAATACCtgtgcccaggccacagcctgcctggccctgctcctcagCAGCAGACAGGGGACCAAGGAGAATGGAACTCAGGAACTGGGCAGCAGACAAGGAAG GACTGAGGGGCGAGGCCTGTGAGCCAGCCCATcccgggcagggtgggggagaagTACCCGCCAGGAGCCTCCATCTGGCCAGCCCACAGGCCTTCTCTTCCAGCTGCATCCCTGCCTGCCACCAGCGAGGGCTCAAAGACCACAGGACCGCCAGGCCAGGACCTGAGAGGTGGCTCCAAGATG GGGCACCCACCAGACCCtccccactgcactgcctggagACCTCTCTGCGGGAGATCTTGCCAGTGAGGCCCTTGCGCTTTGCCTGCttggctggccctggccccagccccagccctagctccagctccagcctgagCAGCTCTGACGGAGAAGACCTGAGGCTGGAGCCTGAGGTCTGGCAGCAGCCCCTGCAGG AGAGGGACCGCCTTCCCAGCTGTAGGCATCCTGTCCCTTTGTCCCCAAGCCCTGGTAGGGCCCctgctggcagcagtggcagcagtCCTGGTGAAGCCCCTGGGAGAACAGAACCCCAAAGCTGCAGCAACGTCAGTGCAG GAGGAAGAGCAGAAGAGGTGACGGAAGGCAGGTCCCAGTtgccagagagagaagacagcaaCTGCCAGCCTGGTGCCCCCATCAGTGCCAGAGAAGGAAGAGTCGGAA GAGCAGCTGAaagtccctgccctgccccaaggCTAGAGAAAAGGCCCAGGCCTGAGGCTGGTGAAGAACCCAGGGGCCTGGAGCCTGAGCACAGAAGGCCCAGTATTACAG CCAGGACCCAAGGGAGgctgctccccaggggccagcccAAGCCAGACAGTGAGTCTccccagccagagctgccccctcTGGCAGCCGTCTCCCCTGCATTGCCAGCTGCGTGCCACTGTGGGAAGCCCTTGCAGCAGGAGCTGCACAACCTCGGTGCCGCCCTCGAGGAGAAGCTGGATCGGCTTGCTACGGCCCTGGCAGGCCTGGCTCAGGAAGTGGCCAACATGAGGACCCAAGTGGATCGGCTGGGGAGGCGCCCACGGGGCCCTGGGTCAAAGGGCCAGGCTCCCTGGCCATGGACCCTCCCCCAGGGACCGCGCTGGGGCCATGGCCTTGGTCGCAGACATATGCCCTACTGGAGACAGAAAGGCCCCACCAGGCCTAAACCAAAGATCCTCCGGGTGCAGACAGAAGGCTGCAGGGCTGGCGATTCCCCAGGACTCCCCCGTGGGAGGGTACGCCTGGCGCCTCAGCTACCTTCGGATGCTTCCCCTGCAGAGCCTTCTGGGCCCAACCACAGCCCACCCCAGCAGCCTGTCTCCTCAGCACCCAGCTGCTATGCTGCGCTGACTGGGCACCCTCCCCTCAGACATACTGGGGGCCaccaggtgccccctccccctttAGTGCCTGTTGCCTTacctccccaggtggcctctcCTGCCACCAGTGCAGATGCAGAACCAACCAGGATCTCAAGCCAGCCCAAGGAGCTGAACGGCCTGCTGGGGGGTGTACAGAGAGCCCTCCAGGAGGAGCTGTGGGGTGGTGAGCATAGGGACCCACGGTGGGGGGCTCATTAA
- the KRBA1 gene encoding protein KRBA1 isoform X2: protein MRSAGGGLGEVRGGSGCASPAPPLRPELPNPPPAPSRATAAVCPGAACGLGAGEGVWARAGNWVSRRAAGRLSPAMARQVTITFKDLAVRFSEEEWRLLEERQREFYREVMRENYETLVSVGTAELLPLSAFLSPMEPGRAIGGGERADKGQEPLARGGPQGGKPQHSLHLTALVQLVKEIPEFLFREVKGTVDSPESRGASLDGDGASSEAAAVAVDNCPLQSQLSCLPDSPSDWQSLATTPSGSSSSSGLLGDRGQGSPLPIQTVNKPWSTGKASPGSPTGEPSPPTCSPSRRKSHRGTPGAGTSPGSSPLQGLISSQKEIPVPRPQHPEVAPKPLPPPPSLVSSKLTKVELGPASLPWPVKTETASGDCPLQGLLNCLKEIPEARGRHPNPSRARDPQPQEEPGAWKRTSGGPGHHQTPPPHPGPGSGSVLAVVKMEDSWTQSPPVPTSCQLTMQIPSLSTSRDTRGVRAPYWGPVAQAGRASSSPLEALEACLKGIPPSVSSLPQPLAASWSQSPQPGDPGSRKPELRPHGSHSEEVTKEPLLHLAPRGCVREGPARPSGPRGTPTGFSSASSTDGDLDFGSPVGNQGQWPRKGSPLGSSPLQGLENCLKEIPVPRPQPAWPCSSAADRGPRRMELRNWAADKEGLRGEACEPAHPGQGGGEVPARSLHLASPQAFSSSCIPACHQRGLKDHRTARPGPERWLQDGAPTRPSPLHCLETSLREILPVRPLRFACLAGPGPSPSPSSSSSLSSSDGEDLRLEPEVWQQPLQERDRLPSCRHPVPLSPSPGRAPAGSSGSSPGEAPGRTEPQSCSNVSAGGRAEEVTEGRSQLPEREDSNCQPGAPISAREGRVGRAAESPCPAPRLEKRPRPEAGEEPRGLEPEHRRPSITARTQGRLLPRGQPKPDSESPQPELPPLAAVSPALPAACHCGKPLQQELHNLGAALEEKLDRLATALAGLAQEVANMRTQVDRLGRRPRGPGSKGQAPWPWTLPQGPRWGHGLGRRHMPYWRQKGPTRPKPKILRVQTEGCRAGDSPGLPRGRVRLAPQLPSDASPAEPSGPNHSPPQQPVSSAPSCYAALTGHPPLRHTGGHQVPPPPLVPVALPPQVASPATSADAEPTRISSQPKELNGLLGGVQRALQEELWGGEHRDPRWGAH, encoded by the exons GTGACCATCACCTTCAAGGACTTGGCCGTGAGGTTCTCTGAGGAGGAGTGGCGGCtcctggaggagaggcagagggagttcTACCGAGAGGTGATGCGTGAGAACTACGAGACTCTGGTATCTGTGG GGACAGCTGAGCTGCTccccctctctgctttcctgtcACCTATGGAGCCTGGAAGAGCAATAGGGGGAGGGGAACGTGCTGATAAAGGACAAGAGCCTCTTGCTAGGGGAGGCCCCCAGG GAGGAAAACCCCAGCATAGCTTGCACCTTACGGCCCTGGTGCAGCTGGTGAAGGAGATTCCAGAGTTCTTGTTCAGAGAAGTCAAGGGTACTGTGGACAGCCCTGAGAGCCGAGGAGCCAGCCTGGATGGGGATGGAGCAAGTTCCGAAG CAGCAGCTGTGGCAGTAGACAACTGTCCTCTCCAAAGCCAGCTCAGCTGCCTTCCGGACAGCCCCAGTGATTGGCAGAGCCTGGCCACCACGCCCAGTGGCAGCTCATCCTCCAGTGGCCTCCTCGGAGACAGGGGGCAGGGAAGCCCCCTCCCCATCC AAACTGTCAATAAACCATGGTCTACAGGGAAGGCAAGCCCAGGATCTCCAACTGGGGAGCCCAGCCCTCCTACCTGTagccccagcaggaggaagagccaCAGAGGCACCCCAGGGGCAG GAACCTCTCCTGGGAGCAGCCCCTTACAGGGCCTCATCAGCAGTCAGAAAGAAATCCCTgtgcccaggccccagcacccTGAGGTGGCACCAAAACCACTGCCTCCTCCCCCAAGCCTGGTCTCCTCGAAGCTGACCAAAGTGGAGCTGGGGCCTGccagcctgccctggccag TAAAAACGGAGACAGCATCAGGGGACTGTCCCCTCCAGGGCCTGCTGAACTGCCTGAAGGAGATCCCAGAGGCCCGGGGCAGGCATCCCAACCCCTCTCGAGCAAGGGACCCACAGCCGCAagaggagccaggggcctggaaaagGACTTCCGGAG GGCCTGGACATCACCAGACACCGCCTCCCCACCCTGGTCCTGGCTCTGGCAGTGTGCTCGCTGTGGTGAAGATGGAAGACAGCTGGACCCAGAGTCCGCCAGTGCCCACATCCTGCCAGCTTACCATGCAGATTCCCAGCCTCTCTACCTCCAGAGACACCAGAGGGGTCCGAGCACCCTACTGGGGCCCCGTGGCTCAAG CTGGCAGGGCCTCAAGCTCACCTCTGGAAGCCCTGGAGGCCTGTCTGAAGGGCATTCCCCCAAGTGTGTCGTCCCTTCCCCAGCCACTGGCCGCCTCTTGGTCCCAGAGCCCCCAACCAGGAGACCCTGGGTCTCGGAAGCCCGAGCTGCGTCCTCACGGATCACATAGTGAAG AGGTAACCAAGGAACCTCTTCTGCATCTGGCCCCACGGGGCTGTGTGAGAGAAGGCCCTGCCCGGCCCTCAGGCCCCCGAGGCACCCCCACCGGCTTCTCCTCTGCCAGCAGCACTGATGGGGACCTGGATTTTGGAAGCCCTGTGGGAAACCAGGGACAGTGGCCCAGGAAAG GAAGCCCACTGGGAAGCTCCCCACTCCAGGGTCTAGAGAACTGTCTCAAAGAAATACCtgtgcccaggccacagcctgcctggccctgctcctcagCAGCAGACAGGGGACCAAGGAGAATGGAACTCAGGAACTGGGCAGCAGACAAGGAAG GACTGAGGGGCGAGGCCTGTGAGCCAGCCCATcccgggcagggtgggggagaagTACCCGCCAGGAGCCTCCATCTGGCCAGCCCACAGGCCTTCTCTTCCAGCTGCATCCCTGCCTGCCACCAGCGAGGGCTCAAAGACCACAGGACCGCCAGGCCAGGACCTGAGAGGTGGCTCCAAGATG GGGCACCCACCAGACCCtccccactgcactgcctggagACCTCTCTGCGGGAGATCTTGCCAGTGAGGCCCTTGCGCTTTGCCTGCttggctggccctggccccagccccagccctagctccagctccagcctgagCAGCTCTGACGGAGAAGACCTGAGGCTGGAGCCTGAGGTCTGGCAGCAGCCCCTGCAGG AGAGGGACCGCCTTCCCAGCTGTAGGCATCCTGTCCCTTTGTCCCCAAGCCCTGGTAGGGCCCctgctggcagcagtggcagcagtCCTGGTGAAGCCCCTGGGAGAACAGAACCCCAAAGCTGCAGCAACGTCAGTGCAG GAGGAAGAGCAGAAGAGGTGACGGAAGGCAGGTCCCAGTtgccagagagagaagacagcaaCTGCCAGCCTGGTGCCCCCATCAGTGCCAGAGAAGGAAGAGTCGGAA GAGCAGCTGAaagtccctgccctgccccaaggCTAGAGAAAAGGCCCAGGCCTGAGGCTGGTGAAGAACCCAGGGGCCTGGAGCCTGAGCACAGAAGGCCCAGTATTACAG CCAGGACCCAAGGGAGgctgctccccaggggccagcccAAGCCAGACAGTGAGTCTccccagccagagctgccccctcTGGCAGCCGTCTCCCCTGCATTGCCAGCTGCGTGCCACTGTGGGAAGCCCTTGCAGCAGGAGCTGCACAACCTCGGTGCCGCCCTCGAGGAGAAGCTGGATCGGCTTGCTACGGCCCTGGCAGGCCTGGCTCAGGAAGTGGCCAACATGAGGACCCAAGTGGATCGGCTGGGGAGGCGCCCACGGGGCCCTGGGTCAAAGGGCCAGGCTCCCTGGCCATGGACCCTCCCCCAGGGACCGCGCTGGGGCCATGGCCTTGGTCGCAGACATATGCCCTACTGGAGACAGAAAGGCCCCACCAGGCCTAAACCAAAGATCCTCCGGGTGCAGACAGAAGGCTGCAGGGCTGGCGATTCCCCAGGACTCCCCCGTGGGAGGGTACGCCTGGCGCCTCAGCTACCTTCGGATGCTTCCCCTGCAGAGCCTTCTGGGCCCAACCACAGCCCACCCCAGCAGCCTGTCTCCTCAGCACCCAGCTGCTATGCTGCGCTGACTGGGCACCCTCCCCTCAGACATACTGGGGGCCaccaggtgccccctccccctttAGTGCCTGTTGCCTTacctccccaggtggcctctcCTGCCACCAGTGCAGATGCAGAACCAACCAGGATCTCAAGCCAGCCCAAGGAGCTGAACGGCCTGCTGGGGGGTGTACAGAGAGCCCTCCAGGAGGAGCTGTGGGGTGGTGAGCATAGGGACCCACGGTGGGGGGCTCATTAA